The following are encoded together in the Malaya genurostris strain Urasoe2022 chromosome 3, Malgen_1.1, whole genome shotgun sequence genome:
- the LOC131436730 gene encoding uncharacterized protein LOC131436730, whose amino-acid sequence MLHLILIVLWSCCATADVNELLYKPEPYSASPLPTSDPDPTNEKQLDSQSISERFEPRPYSVLLNSINTEQQSPETLEHLYGVVQVEESVGVPFELLNDAVEVVDAVNILPLDESQEELVQFEPHIKTVQLTSAHADYQGPYQYEKPKLQLEYGIPDAPKLQVVESSALNNDYLPPRLARNSLAKRHLKLIVKRLT is encoded by the exons ATGCTGCATCTAATTCTCATTGTATTATGGAGCTGTTGCG CAACAGCCGATGTCAACGAGCTGCTATACAAACCTGAACCTTATTCCGCATCTCCGTTGCCTACGTCAGATCCCGATCCTACTAACGAGAAACAATTGGATTCACAGTCGATATCAGAACGGTTTGAACCCAGGCCATATAGTGTACTACTAAATAGTATCAACACCGAACAACAATCCCCAGAAACTTTGGAACATCTTTACGGAGTAGTTCAAGTCGAGGAATCTGTTGGAGTGCCATTTGAGCTTTTAAATGACGCTGTTGAAGTCGTTGACGCCGTGAATATTCTTCCACTAGACGAATCACAAGAGGAATTGGTGCAGTTTGAGCCACACATCAAAACCGTCCAGTTGACATCTGCCCACGCCGATTACCAGGGGCCGTATCAGTATGAGAAACCAAAATTGCAGCTCGAGTACGGAATACCCGATGCACCGAAGCTTCAAGTAGTGGAATCGTCCGCTCTTAATAACGACTACCTTCCACCACGGTTGGCCAGGAATTCCCTTGCAAAACGTCACTTGAAATTGATCGTCAAACGACTGACTTAG